In Halobacteriovoraceae bacterium, a single window of DNA contains:
- the speE gene encoding polyamine aminopropyltransferase, protein MYSNLWVEEKFKDFLGLRFKVEKVLFSGKSNFQTVDVVETRGHGKMLLNDGLVMVTEKDEFVYHDMISHVPLFVHPNPKKVLIIGGGDGGTAREVLRHKSVERCVMVEIDSMVVDACKEFIPLTSSELDNPRLELKIEDGIEFVKNTNEKFDVILVDSTDPIGPAQPLFNEDFYQDIKDCLTDNGIVVSQGESPYYESQMQTKLLSIKNKLFPLSLIYNFSNLTYPGGLWSFTFASKGLNPIKDFKPERVLHSGMEFEYYNEQIHTASFCLPTFQRKQLAEFLKS, encoded by the coding sequence ATTCAAAGATTTTTTAGGACTAAGATTTAAAGTTGAAAAAGTGCTTTTTTCAGGAAAATCAAATTTTCAAACTGTTGATGTCGTTGAAACTAGAGGCCATGGAAAAATGCTTTTGAATGATGGCCTTGTGATGGTGACGGAAAAAGATGAGTTTGTTTATCATGATATGATTTCACATGTTCCATTATTTGTTCATCCAAACCCTAAAAAAGTTTTAATCATTGGCGGTGGAGATGGAGGAACTGCTCGCGAAGTATTAAGACATAAAAGTGTTGAACGATGTGTAATGGTTGAAATCGATTCGATGGTTGTAGATGCTTGTAAGGAATTTATTCCGCTCACTTCTAGTGAATTAGATAATCCAAGGCTTGAATTAAAAATTGAAGATGGTATTGAATTTGTCAAAAATACAAATGAAAAATTCGATGTCATTTTAGTTGATTCTACGGATCCAATTGGCCCTGCTCAACCACTTTTTAATGAAGATTTTTATCAAGATATTAAAGACTGTTTGACTGATAATGGAATTGTAGTATCTCAGGGAGAATCACCTTATTATGAATCTCAGATGCAGACAAAACTTCTTTCAATTAAAAACAAATTATTTCCACTGAGCTTAATCTACAATTTCAGTAATCTTACATATCCAGGGGGACTTTGGTCTTTTACTTTTGCTTCAAAAGGTTTAAATCCAATTAAAGATTTCAAACCTGAAAGAGTACTTCATTCAGGTATGGAGTTCGAATATTATAACGAACAAATACATACAGCTTCTTTCTGCTTACCAACATTTCAACGAAAGCAACTAGCGGAATTTTTAAAATCTTAA
- a CDS encoding EVE domain-containing protein: MSEKYWLMKTEPDVFSIDDLKKVKIEHWDGVRNYQARNFMRDEMKNGDVVLIYHSNCTPPGIAGLATVDKEAYPDHTSWDKKSKYYDPKSNPDNPRWYMVDVRFKEKFDKFVDLPVLKTNPVLKDMKILQKGSRLSITPVTVTEFNEILHMAQL; the protein is encoded by the coding sequence ATGTCTGAAAAATATTGGCTCATGAAAACAGAACCCGACGTTTTTTCAATTGATGATTTAAAAAAAGTAAAAATAGAACATTGGGATGGAGTAAGAAATTACCAGGCCAGAAACTTCATGAGAGATGAAATGAAAAATGGAGATGTGGTCCTCATCTATCATTCTAATTGCACTCCTCCTGGAATTGCTGGTCTTGCAACAGTGGATAAAGAGGCCTATCCTGACCACACCTCATGGGATAAAAAATCTAAGTATTATGATCCAAAATCGAATCCAGATAATCCACGCTGGTATATGGTAGATGTAAGATTTAAAGAGAAATTTGATAAGTTTGTCGATTTACCTGTATTAAAAACAAATCCGGTTCTCAAAGACATGAAAATCTTACAAAAAGGTTCAAGACTATCGATTACTCCCGTTACAGTAACTGAATTTAATGAAATATTACATATGGCCCAATTGTAA
- the msrB gene encoding peptide-methionine (R)-S-oxide reductase MsrB, whose translation MYLTKSKIINSLLIFSMGTIMLNVFGKDKSKDNEIQIYENYGQKKIVTISEEEARKRLKKEEYEILREESTERAFSGEYWDNKEEGIYVDRLSGEPLFTSKEKYKSGTGWPSFWAPISKEFITEHEDKKLWSVRVEVRSKLGDNHLGHVFNDGPKPTGLRYCINSASLRFISVENLEKEGYGEFLKLFK comes from the coding sequence ATGTACCTAACAAAGAGTAAAATAATAAATTCACTTTTGATATTTAGCATGGGGACAATTATGTTAAACGTATTTGGTAAGGATAAAAGCAAAGATAATGAAATTCAAATTTATGAAAACTACGGACAAAAGAAAATTGTCACAATCTCAGAAGAAGAAGCTAGAAAACGACTTAAAAAAGAAGAATATGAAATCTTAAGAGAAGAGTCTACAGAAAGAGCATTTAGCGGAGAATATTGGGATAATAAGGAGGAAGGAATCTATGTTGATAGATTATCAGGTGAGCCATTATTTACTTCCAAAGAAAAATATAAATCTGGTACTGGATGGCCATCATTTTGGGCCCCGATATCTAAAGAATTTATAACTGAACATGAAGACAAAAAACTATGGTCAGTTAGAGTCGAAGTGCGAAGTAAATTAGGTGATAATCACCTTGGTCATGTTTTTAATGACGGACCAAAACCAACAGGTTTAAGATATTGTATAAACTCTGCTTCCTTGCGTTTTATATCTGTAGAAAATCTTGAGAAGGAAGGCTATGGAGAGTTTTTAAAGCTATTTAAATAA
- the msrA gene encoding peptide-methionine (S)-S-oxide reductase MsrA, with translation MLMEVATFAGGCFWGIEHHFKNTEGVRSAVSGYMGGDPKRASYEEVCKGDTGHAEAVRIVFDPNEITYKDLLKIFFRMHDPTTLNRQGPDIGSQYRSVIFYHSFEQKEIAEKLIQKLLTLKVFHSPIVTEVSHASVFFEAEQYHQKFFEKNPNRHICHVLRPESFLQGL, from the coding sequence ATACTCATGGAAGTTGCGACATTTGCGGGAGGCTGTTTTTGGGGAATTGAACACCATTTTAAAAACACAGAAGGTGTTAGATCAGCAGTCAGTGGATATATGGGCGGAGATCCAAAAAGGGCCAGTTATGAAGAAGTATGCAAAGGTGACACTGGACATGCTGAGGCCGTAAGAATTGTATTCGATCCTAACGAAATTACTTACAAAGACCTTTTAAAAATTTTTTTCCGGATGCATGATCCAACAACTTTAAATAGGCAAGGACCCGATATCGGATCTCAGTATCGGTCTGTTATTTTTTATCATTCGTTTGAACAAAAAGAAATTGCTGAAAAATTGATACAAAAACTCTTAACTTTAAAAGTTTTTCATTCTCCAATTGTTACGGAAGTTTCACATGCAAGTGTTTTTTTTGAGGCAGAACAATATCATCAAAAGTTCTTTGAAAAGAATCCAAATCGTCATATATGCCACGTGTTGAGACCTGAATCTTTTCTACAGGGTCTATGA
- the phhA gene encoding phenylalanine 4-monooxygenase — MSEAAIANKMENSKKKKSKYVAYKPDQNGLIPYTDEENNRWHRLMERQMKIIQGRACEEFIRGLEILEFPFESVPQHTYVSKKLKACTGWSVEPVEAIIPANEFFTLLANKKFPAASFIRSEEDFDYIKEPDIFHELFGHCPLLTNQAYADFMEKYGQLALKMNEKDRNRMFRLFWFTIEFGLIRENGDLRIYGGGILSSPEETVYSLKPSENKYTSLDRLVALRTPFKIDILQPLYFVINDLKDIYSILDEDVTIDLKKSWDLGNLPAPYDIEENKNVG, encoded by the coding sequence ATGAGTGAAGCTGCAATTGCAAATAAAATGGAGAATTCAAAAAAGAAAAAATCAAAGTATGTGGCCTATAAACCAGACCAAAATGGACTCATTCCTTATACAGACGAGGAAAATAACAGGTGGCATCGTCTTATGGAACGCCAGATGAAAATTATTCAAGGACGCGCCTGTGAAGAATTTATTAGAGGCTTAGAAATTCTTGAATTTCCCTTTGAGTCAGTTCCTCAACATACTTATGTATCAAAAAAATTAAAAGCTTGTACCGGCTGGTCAGTTGAACCAGTTGAAGCAATAATTCCTGCAAATGAGTTTTTTACTCTGCTTGCAAATAAAAAGTTTCCAGCTGCAAGTTTTATAAGAAGCGAAGAGGATTTTGATTATATAAAAGAGCCTGATATTTTTCATGAACTTTTTGGCCATTGTCCACTCCTTACAAATCAGGCCTATGCTGATTTTATGGAAAAATATGGCCAGCTTGCTCTAAAGATGAATGAGAAAGATCGAAATAGAATGTTTCGTTTATTTTGGTTTACCATTGAATTTGGATTAATAAGAGAAAACGGAGATCTTAGAATTTATGGAGGAGGTATTCTATCCTCGCCAGAAGAAACTGTATATAGTTTGAAACCTTCTGAGAATAAATATACTTCCTTAGATCGTTTAGTGGCCCTGAGAACTCCCTTTAAGATTGATATTCTTCAACCATTATATTTTGTCATTAATGACCTAAAAGATATTTACTCGATTTTAGATGAAGATGTGACAATCGACCTTAAAAAAAGTTGGGACTTAGGAAATCTTCCTGCTCCCTATGATATTGAGGAGAATAAAAATGTCGGATAA
- a CDS encoding 4a-hydroxytetrahydrobiopterin dehydratase: MILRRIKMSDKKLVALTRDEIANLLTDLKDWHFNEQIGEIEKEFTFKSYFQTIAFVNAVAWMAQKEKHHPDLNVSYGRVKVRYSTHDIRGISELDFVSAQKVEDIYQDS; the protein is encoded by the coding sequence ATGATATTGAGGAGAATAAAAATGTCGGATAAAAAATTAGTGGCACTCACTCGTGATGAAATCGCAAATTTACTTACAGATCTTAAGGACTGGCATTTTAACGAACAAATAGGAGAGATTGAAAAAGAGTTTACCTTCAAAAGTTATTTTCAAACTATCGCCTTTGTTAACGCCGTTGCTTGGATGGCCCAGAAGGAAAAACATCATCCTGATTTAAATGTAAGCTATGGGAGAGTAAAGGTTCGCTATTCAACTCATGATATCCGAGGAATTTCTGAATTAGATTTTGTGAGTGCACAAAAAGTAGAAGATATATATCAGGATTCATAA